In Vicingaceae bacterium, the following proteins share a genomic window:
- the glyA gene encoding serine hydroxymethyltransferase — protein MKSMKEKEVFSFIAKEKKRQKDGAELIASENYVHNDVLKAMGSVLTNKYAEGYPGKRYYGGCEWVDKIEQLAIDRLKILFNAEWANVQPHSGAQANAAVMLAVLSPGDKILGFNLSHGGHLTHGSPVNFSGKLYEPHFYGVEKETGLINYKELEEKAHKIKPKLIICGASAYSRDWDYQRIRKIADEVGALVMADISHPAGLIAKGILNDPLPYCHIITSTTHKTLRGPRGGVIMIGKDFPNPWGIKTPKGEVRNMSSLLDSAVFPGTQGGPLEHVIAAKAVAFGQALTDQYMHYCVNVVENARHMAKEFIGRGYHVLTGGTDNHLLLIDLRNKNITGKEAENALIKADITINKNMVPFDDKSPMITSGIRLGTPAITTRGLGKNEISQLVEWIDTILMNKDDEKKIKTIKKEVNKLMRKFPLFKS, from the coding sequence ATGAAATCTATGAAAGAAAAAGAGGTATTTTCATTTATTGCAAAAGAAAAAAAGAGACAAAAAGATGGTGCCGAACTAATTGCATCGGAAAATTATGTACATAACGATGTTTTAAAAGCAATGGGTTCGGTGTTGACCAACAAATATGCCGAAGGTTACCCGGGAAAGAGATATTATGGCGGATGTGAATGGGTTGACAAAATAGAACAACTTGCCATAGACAGATTAAAAATATTATTCAATGCCGAATGGGCAAACGTTCAACCACATTCAGGCGCACAGGCAAATGCTGCTGTTATGCTGGCCGTTCTCTCTCCCGGTGACAAAATTTTAGGGTTTAATCTTTCTCATGGCGGGCATCTTACCCATGGTTCACCGGTTAATTTCTCAGGCAAATTATATGAACCGCATTTTTATGGTGTAGAAAAAGAAACCGGATTAATAAATTATAAAGAACTGGAAGAAAAAGCCCACAAAATCAAACCAAAATTGATTATTTGTGGGGCATCGGCTTATTCAAGAGATTGGGATTATCAAAGAATCAGAAAAATTGCTGATGAAGTAGGTGCTTTGGTAATGGCAGACATATCGCACCCCGCCGGCCTAATTGCCAAAGGTATTCTCAATGATCCATTACCCTATTGCCATATCATTACCTCAACAACACATAAAACTCTCAGAGGTCCAAGAGGCGGCGTTATAATGATTGGTAAAGATTTTCCAAATCCCTGGGGCATTAAAACTCCCAAAGGTGAAGTAAGAAATATGAGCAGTTTGCTTGATTCTGCCGTTTTTCCTGGCACTCAGGGAGGACCATTGGAACACGTAATTGCAGCTAAAGCCGTTGCTTTCGGTCAGGCATTGACAGATCAATATATGCATTATTGTGTAAATGTGGTTGAAAATGCCCGACATATGGCTAAGGAATTCATTGGCAGGGGATATCATGTACTTACAGGGGGTACAGACAATCATCTGTTGTTGATAGATTTAAGAAATAAAAATATCACCGGCAAAGAAGCCGAAAATGCCTTGATCAAGGCAGATATCACTATCAATAAAAACATGGTTCCTTTTGACGACAAATCCCCCATGATAACATCCGGAATTCGTCTTGGCACTCCGGCAATCACCACCAGAGGACTTGGCAAAAACGAAATTTCGCAATTGGTTGAATGGATTGACACTATTTTGATGAATAAAGATGATGAGAAAAAAATCAAAACCATCAAAAAAGAAGTGAACAAACTAATGAGAAAGTTTCCTCTTTTTAAATCTTAA